From a single Hemibagrus wyckioides isolate EC202008001 linkage group LG27, SWU_Hwy_1.0, whole genome shotgun sequence genomic region:
- the aplnr2 gene encoding apelin receptor 2 yields MSESDWPLASPTPLPQCDYGEWRATRVLIPVIYLLTFIVGTFGNAFVLCTYLNCRGKRLWRIRSQNKREPSYRPSSSSRSVTESLIVSLALADLAFVITLPLWAVYTALDYHWPFGSFLCRVSSYLVALNMYASVFSLAGLSVERYCVIKRRSPSKNITPVRAWYIVGCVWMTASILALPALLLRTVREVEGHSDWLDDGEHNNSGPQCLCDMDYSILVSLDLDPATREQAEVMWSALLGLKSTVLGFLLPLIVLLLCYCSLAHFLSRHFRLSPQPDRQRQRKLLRIVIALVLAFFLCWLPFHANKTLSDLVELDILPYSCSFDRWLVAVHPYAICLAYMNSCLNPLLYACCDPAFRRRCKCAVKLVWRRREGERDEAEDRETGTRVELEEDKIVREIGHRSKTGTEYCNI; encoded by the coding sequence ATGTCGGAGTCGGATTGGCCTCTTGCTTCTCCCACTCCACTTCCCCAGTGTGACTACGGAGAATGGAGGGCCACACGAGTGCTGATTCCAGTGATTTACCTCTTAACCTTCATCGTTGGTACATTTGGAAATGCCTTTGTGCTCTGTACATACTTGAACTGCCGTGGAAAAAGGCTATGGAGGATTAGGAGCCAAAACAAACGTGAACCTTCCTATAGACCTTCCTCTTCTTCACGTTCCGTAACAGAGTCACTGATTGTCAGTTTGGCCTTGGCTGACCTTGCTTTTGTCATTACTCTCCCTTTGTGGGCAGTATACACAGCCCTGGACTATCACTGGCCATTTGGCAGCTTCCTTTGTCGAGTGAGCAGCTACCTGGTGGCACTGAACATGTATGCCAGTGTGTTCTCTCTGGCTGGACTCAGCGTTGAGCGCTATTGTGTGATCAAACGGCGTAGCCCCAGCAAGAACATAACACCAGTAAGAGCCTGGTACATCGTAGGGTGTGTATGGATGACTGCCAGCATCCTTGCACTTCCTGCTCTTCTTCTACGAACTGTCAGAGAGGTGGAGGGacattctgattggctggatgaTGGTGAACATAATAATAGTGGTCCACAGTGCTTGTGTGACATGGACTATTCTATTTTGGTCTCACTAGACCTTGATCCAGCAACACGAGAACAGGCGGAAGTGATGTGGTCAGCACTGCTAGGTTTGAAGTCTACTGTCCTGGGTTTCCTGCTTCCACTTATTGTGCTGCTTCTTTGCTACTGTTCCCTGGCACATTTCTTGTCCCGCCATTTTCGTCTTTCACCTCAACCTGATCGGCAGCGCCAGCGCAAGCTTCTGCGCATCGTTATTGCCCTCGTGCTGGCTTTTTTCCTCTGTTGGCTGCCCTTTCATGCTAATAAGACCCTGTCAGATTTAGTTGAACTTGATATTTTGCCCTATTCCTGCAGCTTTGACCGCTGGCTGGTTGCTGTCCACCCTTATGCAATCTGCCTAGCATACATGAACAGTTGCCTGAACCCACTGCTCTATGCCTGCTGTGACCCAGCCTTCCGGCGACGATGCAAATGCGCAGTCAAGCTTGTTTGGAGAAGACGTGAGGGAGAAAGGGATGAAGCAGaagacagagaaacaggaaCAAGGGTTGAGTTGGAAGAGGATAAAATAGTGAGAGAAATAGGACACCGATCCAAAACAGGAACAGAATACTGCAACATTTAG
- the LOC131347303 gene encoding CD59 glycoprotein: MKVSVQVSLVFFLALIGLGSAIKCYSCIDYTGSCSQTAHCAAQEDGCLTLQEKNGKLYRQCIRYSDCRTSILGSMFPKVGKFEHKCCHHDLCNGASVSAARTSVIALVLSLALFWWCII; the protein is encoded by the exons ATGAAAGTCTCTGTGCAAGTGAGCCTGGTATTTTTTCTGGCCCTTATTGGCCTAG GCTCTGCTATTAAGTGTTACAGCTGCATCGATTACACTGGCAGCTGCAGTCAAACCGCTCACTGCGCTGCCCAAGAGGATGGCTGCCTGACGTTGCAAGAGAAAA ATGGGAAGTTATACCGGCAGTGTATCCGGTATTCGGACTGTAGAACCAGCATTCTTGGTAGCATGTTTCCCAAGGTGGGCAAGTTTGAACACAAATGCTGCCACCATGACTTGTGTAATGGTGCTTCTGTGAGCGCAGCCAGGACATCAGTGATTGCCTTGGTTCTTTCTCTGGCTCTGTTCTGGTGGTGCATCATTTAA